Proteins encoded within one genomic window of Polyangium spumosum:
- a CDS encoding PAS domain-containing protein — MDGAEIAARSDVSRLESRVAELERALAASRESERRWRFMVDGSDDGGWDWDLRTNEAFMSPSWFEMLGLAPGEMPSSAETWTSLMHPDDAAEVWKTLQSFLEGRIPTYHLEYRMRHKTNGWVWVMSRAKVFERDESGRPIRMTGTLRDITERKQMEEERASFAQSLIEAQKQALLELGTPLIPIAEHVVLVPLIGVVDPARAEHLLQTLLAGVGNHNAHTVILDMTGVRIVDAVVADALARAARAVALLGAKVVITGMRPEVARTLVEIGADLGSIVLLGNLWSGVEYALRPSARRERPPAPRVSAASGFHRRAKVMP; from the coding sequence ATGGATGGGGCCGAGATCGCTGCGCGATCGGACGTTTCACGGCTCGAATCACGCGTCGCGGAGCTCGAGCGCGCGCTCGCGGCGTCGAGGGAGAGCGAGCGGCGCTGGCGCTTCATGGTGGATGGAAGCGACGACGGCGGCTGGGACTGGGATCTGCGGACGAACGAGGCCTTCATGAGCCCGAGCTGGTTCGAGATGCTCGGCCTCGCGCCCGGGGAGATGCCCTCGAGCGCCGAGACATGGACCTCGCTCATGCACCCGGACGACGCCGCCGAGGTGTGGAAGACGCTGCAGAGCTTCCTCGAAGGCCGCATCCCGACCTACCACCTCGAGTATCGCATGCGCCACAAGACGAACGGGTGGGTGTGGGTGATGAGCCGCGCGAAGGTGTTCGAGCGCGACGAGAGCGGCCGGCCCATCCGCATGACGGGCACGCTCCGCGACATCACCGAGCGCAAGCAAATGGAGGAGGAGCGCGCGAGCTTCGCGCAGAGCCTCATCGAGGCCCAGAAGCAGGCCTTGCTCGAGCTCGGGACGCCGCTCATCCCCATCGCGGAGCACGTGGTGCTCGTGCCGCTCATCGGCGTCGTCGACCCCGCGCGCGCCGAGCACCTCTTGCAGACGTTGCTCGCCGGCGTGGGAAACCACAACGCCCACACGGTGATCCTCGACATGACCGGCGTCCGCATCGTCGACGCCGTCGTGGCCGACGCGCTCGCCCGCGCCGCCCGCGCGGTCGCGCTGCTCGGCGCGAAGGTGGTCATCACCGGCATGCGGCCCGAGGTCGCGCGGACGCTCGTGGAGATCGGCGCAGACCTCGGCTCGATCGTGCTGCTCGGCAACCTGTGGAGCGGCGTCGAGTACGCGCTCCGCCCGAGCGCCAGACGAGAGCGGCCGCCGGCCCCGCGGGTGAGCGCCGCGTCCGGTTTTCACCGGCGGGCGAAGGTCATGCCTTGA